One genomic segment of Gemmatimonadaceae bacterium includes these proteins:
- a CDS encoding GMC family oxidoreductase encodes MHTDARDLEPGSLIEGDLCIVGAGAAGISMALEWIGAGRRVLLLEGGGFDYDPHMQDLYRGDNIGLPYYPIQSARLHFFGGTTGHWAGFCSTMDPLDFAVRDWVPHSGWPIARTELDPYYKRALSVVQIGPDEWTAEAWQRRDPSLVPFPLDRNVAWTKMWQFSAPARFGVLYRKPIVDAPDVHLYTHANVVEIISNENASAVQELRVRTLEGKEHRVRAKRFVLACCTIQNARLLLASNGQASAGLGNANDLVGRYFMEHLEMPSGNLVTLGRTPPSVQMYDWGWGRTKARGEIALSQEVQRRRRILNATVSLSPAALSDPPQSTFQQINPQLIEMFHTGKLSDDVLKTPPPSAVPRTFQLMTRQEQAPNPASRVTLSTERDALGMPRTRLDWRLTELDRSSFAAFYEELGCEFGRAGVGRLQMRDWVMQPPNAGWPPSLSGGWHHMGTTRMSPDPKQGVVDVNCRVHGIANLYVAGAAVFPTAGCVNPTFSLVALTLRLSDYLKHSSA; translated from the coding sequence ATGCACACCGACGCGCGCGACCTCGAGCCGGGAAGTCTGATCGAAGGTGATCTGTGCATCGTCGGCGCGGGCGCGGCGGGGATCAGTATGGCGCTCGAGTGGATCGGCGCCGGCCGGCGGGTGCTCCTGCTCGAAGGCGGCGGTTTCGATTATGACCCGCACATGCAGGACCTCTACCGTGGCGACAATATCGGCTTGCCGTACTATCCCATTCAGTCCGCGCGACTGCACTTCTTCGGCGGTACGACCGGTCACTGGGCGGGCTTCTGCTCCACGATGGACCCGCTCGATTTCGCAGTGCGCGACTGGGTGCCGCATAGCGGCTGGCCGATCGCGCGCACCGAGCTCGATCCCTATTACAAGCGCGCTCTGAGCGTTGTCCAAATAGGGCCTGACGAATGGACTGCCGAGGCCTGGCAACGACGCGACCCTTCGCTCGTGCCGTTTCCGCTGGACCGGAACGTTGCCTGGACGAAGATGTGGCAATTCAGTGCGCCAGCGCGCTTCGGTGTCCTGTATCGCAAGCCGATCGTCGACGCGCCGGACGTCCATCTGTACACGCATGCGAACGTCGTCGAGATCATTTCCAACGAGAACGCCAGTGCCGTGCAGGAGCTCCGCGTGCGCACACTCGAGGGAAAGGAGCATCGGGTGCGCGCGAAGCGTTTTGTACTCGCCTGCTGCACGATCCAGAATGCGCGGCTGCTCCTCGCGTCGAACGGTCAGGCGAGCGCGGGCCTGGGCAACGCCAACGATCTCGTTGGCCGTTACTTCATGGAACACCTCGAGATGCCGAGCGGCAATCTCGTCACGTTAGGCAGAACGCCGCCGAGCGTGCAGATGTATGATTGGGGCTGGGGCCGGACGAAGGCACGCGGCGAGATCGCGCTGTCGCAAGAGGTGCAGCGCCGGCGTCGTATCCTGAACGCGACGGTATCGCTCTCACCTGCCGCGCTCAGCGATCCGCCACAGAGCACGTTTCAACAAATCAATCCGCAACTGATCGAGATGTTTCACACCGGGAAGTTGTCGGACGACGTGCTGAAGACGCCGCCGCCCAGCGCCGTGCCGCGAACGTTCCAGCTCATGACGCGTCAGGAGCAGGCGCCGAATCCGGCATCGCGCGTCACGCTGAGTACCGAGCGAGACGCGTTAGGCATGCCGCGCACCCGGCTCGATTGGCGCTTGACGGAACTGGATCGCAGCTCCTTCGCCGCGTTCTACGAGGAGCTCGGTTGCGAGTTCGGGCGTGCCGGAGTCGGCAGACTCCAGATGCGCGATTGGGTGATGCAGCCGCCTAACGCCGGATGGCCACCGTCCCTGAGTGGCGGCTGGCATCACATGGGAACGACGCGCATGAGCCCCGATCCCAAGCAGGGCGTCGTCGATGTGAATTGCCGAGTGCATGGCATCGCGAACCTCTATGTCGCCGGCGCTGCCGTGTTCCCGACTGCGGGGTGCGTGAATCCCACGTTCTCGCTCGTCGCCCTCACGCTGCGCTTGTCCGATTACTTGAAGCACAGCAGCGCGTAA
- a CDS encoding TonB-dependent receptor plug domain-containing protein — protein MKLKKLLALPLLCAGAIASASAQSSTDSSGSVPVAPLTRVRADAWGASVIRIDSAEIAQSTAPTFSELLQARRPGVRVFRSGGTASDGALVMLRGPTSVSGTNEPLLIIDGIRVDARQYDLALYSGTSVAPTRLDDLAPEDIDRIEVLSGPAAALYGEGASNGAIVVTTKSGDGGPLRLSGRVTWDASKMPAVFPANYGRSGVVNSSGTPTNSCSLLNQANGFCTPTQLNSWNPLEQASPFRVGNSARAHLEMSGKPLGTSIYAAVTADERQGTLPHDEGSRLGVRAKVRRLLPAHLSVEAVGSWLRDDARLDMNGNIATASNVIGAGLLGDVTNDANRGYNTFGTPGDSIYPDQRIRHATLGVTLGWQPVPWLDAAVMTGDDRVIGHWRNDQVGPVTNSSFTADTGYERNVQRTTGARLSASYHAGAAIGGTTELGWERADQRTTAPLLLFLEGNNPFLGAFRDRSTSFRVGEHVSVFDQLFATVAAQRLSAPVFNQDRSEWFPSANVSWTVPVRSAAVSDVRLRAAYADAAGSMSSLWALSGFVPFPQQRPLKMERTREEEVGLEATLGGAAHVSATAFRSRSTHLWVANELPPPGIYGCCLGAFDAQYAEMINSGLETSIATPLLVVRDIRWTGSLSLALLHNRVSSLIGPPEISAYGRIEQGYPLGGIWTVPYTYEDANQDGLIASNEVVIGQGAQYAGPALPTIESAFETEIELPGHIAFTAHFDYRGGNRVVNFTEAERCKFSICRDAVDPATPLDEQAAAVAAHQGPAGVEGYTRDAAFLRVREIAVHWTLPSQWSGPFGATPTITVAGRNIATWTNYPGLDPEVNSLRPSGLPRQEFLIPPLPRVLVVRLDIGRRD, from the coding sequence ATGAAATTGAAGAAACTGCTCGCGCTCCCGCTGCTCTGCGCCGGAGCGATAGCTTCCGCATCCGCGCAATCATCGACCGACTCGAGTGGCTCCGTGCCCGTGGCGCCGCTGACGCGAGTACGAGCCGACGCCTGGGGCGCGAGTGTGATCAGGATCGATTCCGCCGAGATCGCGCAGTCGACGGCGCCGACCTTCTCTGAGTTGCTACAGGCGCGACGGCCCGGAGTGCGCGTGTTCCGCAGCGGCGGCACGGCAAGCGACGGGGCGCTCGTGATGCTCCGCGGACCGACGAGCGTGAGTGGGACGAACGAGCCGCTGCTCATCATCGACGGCATCCGCGTCGACGCGCGCCAGTACGACCTGGCGCTGTACTCGGGCACGTCGGTCGCCCCGACTCGACTCGACGATCTCGCGCCGGAAGACATCGATCGGATCGAGGTGCTCAGCGGTCCGGCAGCGGCGCTCTACGGCGAGGGCGCGTCAAATGGCGCGATCGTCGTGACGACGAAGTCGGGCGACGGCGGTCCGCTGCGATTGAGCGGCCGCGTGACGTGGGACGCGAGCAAGATGCCCGCCGTCTTCCCGGCCAACTACGGGCGCTCCGGCGTCGTGAACTCGAGCGGCACACCGACCAACAGCTGCAGTCTTCTTAACCAGGCGAATGGCTTTTGCACGCCGACACAGCTCAACTCGTGGAACCCACTCGAGCAAGCGAGCCCGTTTCGCGTCGGCAATTCGGCGCGAGCGCATCTCGAGATGAGCGGCAAGCCGTTAGGCACGTCGATCTACGCCGCCGTCACCGCCGACGAGCGGCAGGGCACGCTGCCCCACGACGAGGGTTCCCGGCTCGGCGTTCGCGCCAAGGTCCGACGGCTGCTGCCGGCACATCTCAGTGTCGAGGCAGTCGGTTCATGGCTGCGCGACGATGCGCGGCTCGACATGAATGGCAACATCGCCACGGCGTCGAACGTGATCGGCGCTGGTTTGCTCGGCGACGTCACGAACGACGCGAACCGTGGCTATAACACCTTCGGCACGCCCGGAGACTCGATCTACCCCGACCAGCGCATTCGCCATGCGACCCTGGGTGTCACGCTCGGCTGGCAGCCGGTCCCGTGGCTCGACGCGGCCGTCATGACCGGAGACGATCGCGTCATCGGTCACTGGCGAAACGACCAGGTCGGCCCCGTGACCAATTCGTCGTTCACCGCCGACACCGGCTATGAGCGCAACGTACAGCGGACCACCGGCGCGCGTTTGAGCGCGTCTTATCATGCCGGCGCGGCGATCGGCGGGACGACGGAGCTCGGGTGGGAGCGCGCCGATCAGCGGACGACGGCTCCGCTACTGTTGTTCCTCGAAGGCAACAACCCGTTTCTCGGCGCCTTTCGAGATCGCTCAACATCGTTTCGCGTCGGCGAGCACGTGAGCGTGTTCGACCAGCTTTTCGCCACCGTCGCAGCACAGCGCCTGTCGGCGCCTGTCTTCAATCAGGACCGGAGCGAGTGGTTTCCATCCGCGAATGTTTCGTGGACCGTTCCGGTTCGGTCAGCCGCCGTCTCCGACGTGCGACTGCGTGCCGCGTACGCGGACGCTGCCGGCTCGATGTCGTCGTTATGGGCTCTCTCTGGGTTCGTCCCGTTCCCGCAGCAACGCCCGTTGAAAATGGAACGTACGCGCGAGGAGGAGGTCGGCCTTGAGGCAACGTTAGGCGGCGCAGCACACGTGAGCGCGACCGCATTCCGCTCGCGGTCGACTCATCTCTGGGTCGCGAACGAACTGCCTCCACCTGGAATCTACGGCTGTTGCTTAGGCGCGTTCGACGCCCAGTACGCCGAGATGATCAACAGCGGCCTCGAGACCTCGATCGCGACGCCGCTGCTCGTGGTCCGGGATATTCGCTGGACAGGCAGCTTGTCATTGGCGCTACTGCACAATCGAGTGAGCAGCCTCATTGGTCCGCCGGAGATTTCGGCGTACGGACGCATCGAACAGGGTTATCCGTTAGGCGGGATCTGGACTGTGCCGTACACCTACGAAGACGCGAATCAGGATGGGCTCATCGCGTCGAACGAGGTGGTGATCGGACAAGGAGCGCAATACGCGGGTCCTGCGCTTCCCACAATCGAGTCGGCGTTCGAAACGGAAATCGAATTACCAGGTCACATCGCGTTCACCGCCCACTTCGATTATCGCGGCGGCAATCGTGTGGTGAATTTCACCGAAGCTGAGCGTTGCAAATTCTCAATCTGTCGCGACGCGGTGGATCCGGCGACGCCGCTCGACGAGCAGGCCGCAGCGGTCGCAGCACACCAAGGGCCGGCTGGGGTCGAAGGCTACACACGGGACGCAGCCTTCTTGAGAGTTCGTGAAATTGCCGTGCACTGGACACTGCCATCACAGTGGTCCGGCCCTTTCGGTGCCACGCCTACGATCACGGTCGCCGGGCGCAATATCGCCACCTGGACCAACTACCCAGGCCTCGATCCCGAAGTCAACTCTCTCCGCCCCAGTGGGCTTCCGCGGCAGGAGTTTCTGATACCACCCTTGCCGCGTGTCCTGGTCGTGCGACTCGACATCGGCCGACGTGACTGA